A genomic region of Porticoccaceae bacterium LTM1 contains the following coding sequences:
- a CDS encoding sodium-dependent transporter gives MAAVGQHENWSSRFGFLMASVGFAVGLGNIWRFPYLTGENGGAAFVVVYLICAFAIGVPILMSEVMIGRRGRKSPPGSMKAVAEQEGAPRVWGIAGGMNLLTALVIQVFYCVIAGWVLSYFWKAVTTGFVGADAAMAEQTFNATVTDVGTMLAWTAVALGLTAFIIYRGVQKGIEKAVTVMMPTLFLLLVVLVIYNMFAGGFGEAVDYLFSADFSKITSDVWLAAIGQAFFSVSVGMAGMMTFGAYLPKEVSISRSVLVIVVADTLVALLAGLAIFPAVFAFGGDPEGGPGLIFQTLPVAFAQMPGGYVVSILFFLLLSVAAITSMVGLLEPLISWAEEHKGISRQKSAVGITLITAAISVLSVMAYSGHMTWELFGLTFGDLMEAFSGKILLPLGGLFIAIFGGWVVSKKSSRDELGISNKLAYSIWLFFVRFIAPLAVLLIMFFGLTE, from the coding sequence CTATTTGACCGGTGAGAACGGGGGGGCGGCGTTTGTAGTGGTCTACCTGATCTGTGCATTTGCAATCGGGGTTCCGATTTTGATGTCGGAGGTGATGATCGGCCGTCGCGGCAGAAAATCACCTCCCGGCTCAATGAAAGCGGTTGCCGAACAGGAGGGCGCGCCGCGCGTATGGGGGATTGCCGGTGGCATGAACCTGCTGACCGCGCTGGTGATCCAGGTCTTCTACTGTGTGATTGCCGGTTGGGTTCTGAGTTATTTCTGGAAGGCCGTTACCACCGGTTTTGTCGGCGCCGATGCAGCGATGGCTGAGCAGACCTTTAATGCTACGGTCACCGACGTGGGGACTATGCTGGCCTGGACTGCTGTTGCGCTGGGTTTGACGGCATTCATCATTTACCGCGGTGTTCAAAAAGGCATTGAGAAAGCGGTTACCGTCATGATGCCGACGCTGTTCCTGCTACTGGTTGTGCTGGTTATCTACAATATGTTCGCTGGCGGCTTTGGCGAAGCGGTTGATTACCTGTTCTCTGCTGATTTCAGCAAAATTACCAGTGATGTTTGGTTGGCGGCTATTGGTCAGGCGTTCTTTTCTGTGAGTGTGGGTATGGCTGGCATGATGACCTTTGGTGCTTACCTGCCCAAAGAGGTCTCTATTAGTCGTTCAGTTCTGGTGATTGTGGTTGCTGACACCCTGGTTGCATTGTTGGCCGGTCTGGCGATTTTCCCGGCGGTATTTGCTTTTGGCGGTGATCCTGAAGGTGGCCCTGGGCTGATTTTCCAAACCTTGCCAGTGGCGTTTGCCCAGATGCCGGGCGGTTATGTAGTGAGTATTCTGTTCTTCCTGCTGTTGTCAGTGGCGGCCATTACCTCCATGGTTGGCTTGTTGGAGCCGCTGATCTCCTGGGCTGAAGAGCATAAGGGAATCTCCCGCCAGAAAAGCGCCGTGGGTATTACCCTGATTACCGCTGCGATCAGTGTGTTGTCGGTAATGGCCTACAGTGGTCATATGACCTGGGAGCTGTTTGGGTTGACCTTTGGTGATCTCATGGAGGCTTTCTCCGGGAAGATTCTTCTGCCGCTTGGAGGGCTGTTTATTGCTATCTTTGGCGGCTGGGTGGTCAGTAAGAAATCCAGTAGGGATGAACTTGGTATCAGTAATAAGTTGGCCTACAGCATATGGCTATTCTTCGTGCGATTTATTGCGCCTTTGGCGGTACTGCTGATTATGTTCTTCGGTTTGACCGAGTAA
- a CDS encoding TlpA disulfide reductase family protein, whose amino-acid sequence MKKLMVAVFVLFASMLSQVALADKTHEFSFPDRDGKIHKLSDHKGKYVLVDFWASWCVPCRKETPHLKKFEEDNHYENLVVMGVSMDEDQDAWIDAMDKDKPKGIQVVCEENFDHELAVELDIYAIPRFVLFGPNGELVDGELPAPSSDNFKSTIEKHIGTNEH is encoded by the coding sequence ATGAAAAAGTTGATGGTTGCAGTGTTTGTGTTGTTCGCAAGCATGTTGTCCCAAGTGGCATTGGCCGATAAAACCCATGAGTTCTCTTTCCCTGATCGGGATGGGAAGATCCACAAGCTGTCCGACCACAAGGGCAAGTATGTTCTGGTGGATTTTTGGGCCTCCTGGTGTGTGCCATGTAGAAAGGAAACACCACACCTCAAAAAATTTGAAGAAGATAATCACTACGAAAATCTTGTGGTTATGGGGGTGTCTATGGATGAAGATCAAGATGCCTGGATTGATGCCATGGATAAAGACAAGCCAAAAGGTATTCAGGTTGTTTGTGAAGAAAACTTTGATCATGAATTGGCTGTAGAGCTGGATATTTACGCGATTCCCCGCTTTGTACTGTTTGGGCCAAATGGCGAGTTGGTGGACGGTGAGTTGCCGGCACCGAGTAGTGATAATTTTAAAAGCACCATAGAGAAACACATCGGTACTAACGAACACTGA
- the gatB gene encoding Asp-tRNA(Asn)/Glu-tRNA(Gln) amidotransferase subunit GatB: MTWETVIGLEVHVQLATQSKIFSGSSTAFGAEPNTQASAVDLAMPGTLPVPNEAAFRYAVMFGLAIDAEIGKTSVFERKNYFYPDLPKGYQTTQLEKPIVGAGHVEIDLPDGSTKTVRIHHAHLEEDAGKSLHENFHDMSGIDLNRAGTPLIEVVTEPDMSNAAEAVAFAKKLHSIVTSLGICDGNMSQGSMRFDVNVSVRRKGEPLGTRTETKNLNSFKFMEECIRQEVQRQIDVIEEGGKVVQETRLYDGATKTARSMRTKEEANDYRYFPCPDLLPVVIEDDYIEALRNSLPELPDARCTRFEQQYGLSHYDASLLSAESATASYFEKAAGDSDAKLVANWMMGEMAARLNAEEKELSDSPINAEQLAALVTRISDGTLSNKMARQVFDHLWQGESDVDAIIENHGLKQVSDSGAIESLVDEVIANSPQQVENFVKADEAKRPKMMGYFVGQIMKASKGQANPQQVNEILNKKLNELL, encoded by the coding sequence ATGACTTGGGAAACAGTAATCGGCTTGGAAGTGCATGTGCAGCTGGCCACCCAATCCAAAATCTTTTCTGGCAGCAGCACCGCATTTGGTGCCGAGCCAAACACCCAGGCCAGTGCCGTTGATCTGGCAATGCCAGGCACCCTGCCCGTTCCCAACGAAGCGGCGTTCCGTTACGCAGTGATGTTTGGTCTCGCGATCGACGCCGAGATTGGCAAGACTTCGGTATTTGAGCGAAAAAATTATTTCTACCCGGATCTGCCTAAAGGCTACCAGACCACCCAGCTGGAAAAGCCAATTGTCGGGGCGGGCCATGTTGAAATAGATCTACCGGACGGCAGCACCAAAACCGTACGCATTCACCACGCTCACCTGGAAGAAGACGCCGGTAAATCCCTGCACGAAAATTTCCATGATATGTCCGGCATCGATCTGAACCGTGCCGGCACGCCTTTGATTGAGGTAGTGACCGAGCCGGATATGTCCAACGCTGCAGAGGCAGTGGCTTTTGCCAAAAAGCTCCACTCAATCGTTACCTCTTTGGGAATCTGTGACGGCAATATGTCTCAGGGCTCCATGCGTTTTGACGTAAACGTTTCAGTTCGCCGCAAAGGCGAGCCGCTGGGCACTCGGACTGAAACCAAAAACCTCAACTCTTTCAAATTTATGGAAGAGTGTATTCGCCAGGAAGTACAACGCCAGATTGACGTCATTGAAGAAGGTGGCAAGGTAGTCCAGGAAACACGCCTCTACGATGGCGCCACCAAAACTGCTCGCTCAATGCGCACCAAAGAGGAAGCTAACGACTACCGTTACTTCCCCTGCCCGGACCTGTTACCTGTAGTGATAGAAGATGACTACATCGAAGCATTGCGCAACAGCTTGCCGGAACTACCGGATGCACGCTGCACTCGCTTCGAGCAGCAATACGGGCTTTCCCACTACGACGCCAGCCTGCTCTCGGCCGAGTCAGCAACTGCCAGCTACTTTGAAAAGGCGGCCGGCGATTCAGACGCCAAGCTGGTAGCCAACTGGATGATGGGTGAAATGGCAGCTCGCTTGAATGCGGAAGAAAAAGAACTGTCGGATTCACCTATAAATGCCGAGCAGCTCGCCGCACTGGTCACTCGTATCAGTGATGGTACCCTGTCCAACAAGATGGCTCGCCAGGTGTTTGATCACTTGTGGCAAGGCGAATCCGACGTAGATGCCATTATCGAGAACCACGGCCTGAAACAGGTTTCAGACAGTGGTGCCATTGAATCGCTGGTTGATGAGGTTATTGCCAACTCTCCGCAACAGGTGGAGAACTTCGTAAAAGCGGATGAAGCGAAACGCCCCAAAATGATGGGTTATTTTGTTGGCCAGATAATGAAAGCATCAAAAGGCCAAGCCAACCCGCAACAGGTCAACGAGATTCTCAACAAGAAGCTCAACGAGCTGCTTTGA
- the gatA gene encoding Asp-tRNA(Asn)/Glu-tRNA(Gln) amidotransferase subunit GatA, which produces MHNKSLTELAKGLHAGEYSSVELTQHYLDRIAKLDGTYNSFITVTAEQALVQAAAADQRIKQGDAPLLCGIPIAHKDLFCTNGVRTSSASKMLDNFVPPYDATIVANYNAAGAVMLGKTNMDEFAMGSSNESSFYGPVKNPWDTERVPGGSSGGSAAAIAAHLAVATTASDTGGSIRQPAALCGITGIKPTYGRVSRYGMIAFASSLDQAGVMTRSAEDAAIMLNTLASFDPKDSTSINREVPDYSATLGNDLSGLKIGVPKEYFGEGLSSGTEQAIRNALAEYEKLGATLVEISLPHTNLSVPAYYVIAPAEASANLSRFDGVRYGYRCEDPKDLMDLFTRSRAEGFGTEVKQRIMVGAYALSAGYYDAYYKKAQQVRRLIRQDFIDAFKEVDVIMGPTCPSTAFKLGEKSSDPVAMYLEDIYTIATNLAGLPGMSIPAGFSDGMPVGLQITGNYFDEAKMLNIAHRFQQATDWHKQTAGGIE; this is translated from the coding sequence ATGCACAACAAATCCCTGACCGAACTCGCCAAAGGCCTGCACGCCGGCGAGTACTCCAGTGTCGAGCTTACCCAGCACTATTTGGATCGCATCGCAAAACTGGATGGCACTTACAACAGCTTTATCACCGTGACTGCTGAACAGGCACTGGTGCAAGCTGCTGCTGCCGACCAGCGCATAAAACAGGGCGATGCTCCACTGCTGTGCGGCATCCCCATTGCCCACAAAGACCTGTTTTGCACCAACGGCGTGCGCACTTCCAGCGCCTCTAAAATGCTGGATAATTTTGTACCGCCCTACGACGCCACCATCGTTGCCAACTACAACGCTGCAGGTGCAGTGATGCTTGGTAAAACCAATATGGATGAGTTTGCGATGGGCTCCTCCAACGAATCGAGCTTTTACGGTCCGGTGAAAAATCCCTGGGACACCGAGCGAGTACCAGGCGGCTCTTCCGGCGGTTCCGCCGCGGCCATTGCTGCGCACCTGGCTGTCGCCACCACCGCATCTGACACCGGCGGCTCCATTCGCCAACCCGCAGCACTCTGCGGCATAACCGGTATTAAGCCCACATACGGTCGAGTTTCCCGCTACGGCATGATCGCTTTTGCCTCCAGCCTCGATCAGGCCGGGGTGATGACCCGCAGCGCCGAAGATGCAGCCATTATGCTCAACACCCTGGCGAGCTTTGACCCCAAAGACTCCACTTCCATTAATCGCGAAGTACCAGACTACAGTGCCACCCTGGGCAACGATTTAAGCGGCCTGAAAATTGGCGTTCCCAAAGAATACTTTGGGGAGGGCTTGAGCAGCGGCACCGAACAGGCAATACGCAACGCCCTGGCGGAATATGAAAAATTGGGTGCAACCCTGGTAGAGATCAGCCTGCCTCACACCAACCTCTCGGTACCGGCGTACTATGTGATCGCCCCCGCCGAGGCATCAGCCAACCTGTCCCGCTTTGACGGTGTCCGCTACGGCTATCGCTGTGAAGATCCAAAAGACCTGATGGACCTGTTTACCCGCAGCCGCGCAGAAGGCTTTGGCACCGAAGTTAAACAGCGCATTATGGTAGGCGCCTATGCACTTTCCGCCGGCTATTACGACGCCTATTACAAAAAAGCCCAGCAAGTGCGCCGCTTGATTCGCCAGGACTTTATCGATGCCTTTAAGGAAGTGGATGTAATTATGGGCCCCACATGCCCGTCCACCGCCTTCAAGCTGGGTGAAAAAAGCAGCGACCCCGTCGCCATGTACCTGGAAGACATCTACACCATTGCCACCAACCTGGCGGGGCTGCCTGGTATGTCAATCCCTGCCGGATTCAGCGATGGCATGCCTGTCGGACTGCAGATTACCGGTAACTATTTTGACGAGGCGAAAATGCTCAATATCGCCCATCGCTTCCAGCAGGCGACCGATTGGCACAAGCAGACTGCCGGAGGTATCGAATAA
- the gatC gene encoding Asp-tRNA(Asn)/Glu-tRNA(Gln) amidotransferase subunit GatC: MSIQRNDIEKVAHLARLAISENEINDTTDRINKVLNLVDQLQNIDTSNIEPLAHPTEAAQRLRADEVTETNQREAFQSIAPAAENGLYLVPKVID, encoded by the coding sequence ATGAGTATCCAACGCAACGACATCGAAAAAGTCGCCCATCTGGCGCGCCTTGCCATCTCCGAAAACGAGATTAATGACACCACTGACCGCATTAACAAGGTGCTCAATCTGGTGGATCAATTGCAGAATATCGATACCAGCAATATCGAGCCGCTGGCCCACCCGACAGAGGCGGCCCAGAGACTGAGAGCCGATGAGGTAACAGAAACCAATCAGCGCGAAGCGTTTCAGAGCATTGCGCCGGCTGCAGAGAACGGCCTCTACCTGGTTCCCAAGGTGATCGACTGA